The genomic DNA AGCAAATTAATGAATTTATTAATAATCCATTATGGGACAAGTTAAATAAAACTTTGGTTTCTACTTATAATGTAGAACCTAAGCTTGAATACAGTAAATGTTCAATGCAAAGAGGTTGGAATGTAAAATATAAAAAAAGAGGTAAATCACTATGTACTTTATATCCACAAGAAGGTTATTTTAAAGCTTTGGTTATTGTAAGTGAAAGCAATAGAGTAGAGGTTGATTTATTTATTAATACTTGTTGTGATTATATCAAAAAAATATATAATGAGGTAAACTTTTTTAATGGAAGTAAATGGCTAATGATTCAAGTAGATAGTTTATTGGTATTAAACGATATGCTTGAACTAATTAAATTTAGAGCTTAACATATAGAACAGGATGAATATATAAGTCATCCTGTTTTTATATTCAATCAGATAAATTAATATATAGTCTATAATATGAATAATTTAGTAAATTTAAATTTACTTTATCTTTCTACATTCTTTGCAACTAAGTCCACATGTGTTTTTTTCTTGCATATTAGTAGCACCCCAATTAGCAAATTGTTGTAAAATAGGCACAATACTTTTACCTTTACTTGTTAATGTATATTCAACTTTTGGAGGAATTTCATTATATTGTTTACGATGAACAATACCAGTAGACTCTAAATCTTTTAATGATTGAGCTAGCATAGTATTTGTAATGCCATCCAATTTTCTTTTTATGCTACTATATCTAATTGGATTTTCAACTGCTAACATACATATAATAGGTAATTTCCACTTACCACCGACAATGTCTAATGCATAACGGATTGGACAGGTTAATTCTTCAACGTTTTTAGTTATATTTTTTTCAGTATTTATACTCATTTTAATTACTCCTTAGTTATAGTAGTATCTTTTTTATACTTTATCAGAAAAAACTGCATACTTGTTTTTTCTGTATTTTATATTAAAATTATATCAAAGGATAATCCTTAATA from Clostridioides difficile ATCC 9689 = DSM 1296 includes the following:
- a CDS encoding DUF3788 domain-containing protein produces the protein MNWQDAFFQDTKPTFEQINEFINNPLWDKLNKTLVSTYNVEPKLEYSKCSMQRGWNVKYKKRGKSLCTLYPQEGYFKALVIVSESNRVEVDLFINTCCDYIKKIYNEVNFFNGSKWLMIQVDSLLVLNDMLELIKFRA
- a CDS encoding winged helix-turn-helix transcriptional regulator, whose amino-acid sequence is MSINTEKNITKNVEELTCPIRYALDIVGGKWKLPIICMLAVENPIRYSSIKRKLDGITNTMLAQSLKDLESTGIVHRKQYNEIPPKVEYTLTSKGKSIVPILQQFANWGATNMQEKNTCGLSCKECRKIK